In Sporichthya polymorpha DSM 43042, a genomic segment contains:
- a CDS encoding pseudouridine synthase translates to MDDDINDNINDNINDNDDVDTADDPTAEGMPVRLQKVLAAAGLGSRRACEDLIAAGRVEVDGRIVTELGTRVDPDTAIIRVDGSRLPTRSGMTYLVLNKPKGVVSTMSDPEGRPCVGDYVRDRKERLFHVGRLDTDTEGLILLTNDGELANRLSHPRYGVTKIYFADVPGPLPRDLSRTLKGGVELEDGIARADKFRQIGLVGGRAQVEIEIHEGRTHIVRRMLEAVGHPVSRLVRVQIGPVNMGNLAPGRMRHLTTHEVSALLTASESTDKSRKPPAKVAGKTAAKPAAKRGGKRPDPAKKNVGAPSVRKAAAERKAAAKQAPAKKAPAKKAPAKRTAAKQTPAKKAAPRPKRPRS, encoded by the coding sequence GTGGACGACGACATCAACGACAACATCAACGACAACATCAACGACAACGACGACGTCGACACCGCCGACGACCCCACCGCCGAGGGCATGCCGGTCCGCCTGCAGAAGGTGCTCGCGGCCGCGGGGCTCGGGAGCCGCCGCGCCTGCGAGGACCTGATCGCCGCGGGCCGGGTGGAGGTCGACGGGCGGATCGTCACCGAGCTCGGAACCCGCGTGGACCCGGACACGGCGATCATCCGCGTCGACGGCTCGCGGCTGCCGACGCGCTCGGGCATGACGTACCTGGTGCTGAACAAGCCCAAGGGCGTCGTGTCGACGATGAGCGACCCGGAGGGTCGCCCGTGCGTCGGGGACTACGTCCGCGACCGCAAGGAACGGCTCTTTCACGTCGGGCGCCTCGACACCGACACCGAGGGTCTGATCCTCCTGACGAACGACGGCGAGCTGGCGAACCGCCTGTCGCACCCGCGGTACGGCGTCACGAAGATCTACTTCGCCGACGTGCCCGGCCCGCTGCCGCGCGACCTCAGCCGGACACTGAAGGGCGGGGTCGAGCTCGAGGACGGCATCGCGCGCGCCGACAAGTTCCGCCAGATCGGCCTGGTCGGCGGGCGGGCGCAGGTGGAGATCGAGATCCACGAGGGCCGTACCCACATCGTGCGCCGGATGCTGGAGGCCGTCGGGCACCCGGTGTCGCGGCTGGTCCGCGTCCAGATCGGCCCGGTCAACATGGGCAACCTCGCCCCGGGCCGGATGCGCCACCTCACCACGCACGAGGTCTCAGCGCTGCTCACGGCCTCCGAGTCGACCGACAAGTCCCGCAAGCCCCCGGCGAAGGTCGCCGGGAAGACAGCCGCCAAGCCCGCCGCGAAGCGAGGTGGCAAGCGGCCCGACCCGGCGAAGAAGAACGTCGGGGCCCCGTCGGTCCGCAAGGCGGCCGCGGAACGCAAGGCCGCGGCGAAGCAGGCACCCGCAAAGAAGGCACCCGCAAAGAAAGCTCCCGCGAAGAGGACCGCCGCCAAACAGACTCCCGCGAAGAAGGCCGCACCCCGGCCGAAGCGTCCGCGCAGCTAG
- the aroH gene encoding chorismate mutase produces the protein MAVRAIRGAVQLDSDEREHMLASVAELVGAVLERNKLAVDDLISIVFTATPDLHSEFPAVGARDIGITDVPLLCAQELEIAGAMPRVIRLLAHAETELTKAEISHVYLRGAVALRKDIAQ, from the coding sequence GTGGCGGTGCGGGCGATCCGCGGTGCGGTGCAGCTGGACTCCGACGAGCGGGAGCACATGCTCGCGTCGGTGGCGGAGCTGGTCGGGGCGGTGCTCGAGCGGAACAAGCTGGCCGTCGACGACCTGATCAGCATCGTGTTCACGGCGACGCCGGACCTGCACTCGGAGTTCCCCGCGGTCGGGGCGCGGGACATCGGGATCACCGACGTGCCGCTGCTGTGCGCGCAGGAGCTCGAGATCGCCGGGGCGATGCCGCGGGTGATCCGGCTGCTCGCGCACGCGGAGACCGAGCTGACGAAGGCCGAGATCTCGCACGTGTACCTGCGCGGTGCGGTGGCGCTGCGCAAGGACATCGCCCAGTGA
- a CDS encoding segregation and condensation protein A: MDSALDPGLDPGLEAPEAVPASDEVPETELDAAREGDGKFQVHLGVFEGPFDLLLNLIAKHKLDITEIALAKVTDEFIAYIRAQGSEWDLGETSEFLVVAATLLDLKAARLLPAGEIDDEEDLALLEARDLLFARLLQYKAYKQVASRFESWMALESRRYPRTVGLEEPFASLLPEVLIGLGPQEFAALAMKAMEPKPEPVVSIAHLHMPKVSVREQAAVLVERLRHSGASTFRALVADAPDTLTKVARFLALLELYREQVVGFEQLTPLGELHVRWTGTDDAEVEVTDEFDEAPAIPHQPGPTQPGASAQEGS, encoded by the coding sequence GTGGACTCCGCCCTCGATCCCGGACTCGATCCCGGTCTCGAGGCCCCCGAGGCGGTCCCTGCGTCGGATGAGGTTCCTGAGACGGAACTGGACGCCGCCCGCGAGGGCGACGGCAAGTTCCAGGTCCACCTCGGAGTCTTCGAGGGACCCTTCGACCTCCTGCTGAACCTGATCGCCAAGCACAAGCTCGACATCACCGAGATCGCGCTGGCGAAGGTCACCGACGAGTTCATCGCCTACATCCGCGCCCAGGGCTCCGAGTGGGACCTGGGCGAGACCAGCGAGTTCCTCGTCGTCGCGGCGACGCTGCTCGACCTCAAGGCGGCCCGGCTGCTGCCCGCGGGCGAGATCGACGACGAGGAGGACCTCGCGCTGCTGGAGGCCCGCGACCTGCTGTTCGCGCGGCTGCTGCAGTACAAGGCCTACAAGCAGGTCGCGTCCCGCTTCGAGAGCTGGATGGCGCTGGAGTCCCGGCGCTACCCCCGGACCGTGGGGCTGGAGGAGCCGTTCGCCTCTCTGCTGCCTGAGGTCCTGATCGGCCTGGGCCCGCAGGAGTTCGCCGCGCTCGCGATGAAGGCGATGGAGCCCAAGCCGGAGCCGGTCGTCTCGATCGCGCACCTGCACATGCCCAAGGTGAGCGTCCGCGAGCAGGCCGCGGTGCTGGTCGAGCGCCTGCGCCACTCCGGGGCGTCCACGTTCCGCGCGCTCGTCGCCGACGCGCCCGACACCCTGACCAAGGTCGCCCGCTTCCTCGCCCTGCTCGAGCTCTACCGCGAGCAGGTGGTCGGGTTCGAGCAGCTGACGCCGCTGGGGGAGCTCCACGTCCGCTGGACCGGGACCGACGACGCCGAGGTCGAGGTCACCGACGAGTTCGACGAGGCACCCGCCATTCCGCACCAGCCGGGCCCCACCCAACCGGGCGCCTCAGCACAGGAGGGGTCATGA
- the scpB gene encoding SMC-Scp complex subunit ScpB — protein sequence MSIDTHIEAEEAVETTVGDDISTEGDDELPAGGVGSPEGPSLRAAIEAVMLVVDTPVDATMLAQVCERPPTEVEECLRSLAEEYAAEGRGIALREVAGGWRFYTREECAPVVERFVRDGQQTRLTQAALETLAVVAYRQPVSRSRVSAVRGVNVDGVMRTLLARGLVEEAGAEPESGATLYRTTNLFLEKLGLNSLDELPPLAPLLPDLTSLEGDLDLPSS from the coding sequence ATGAGCATCGACACCCACATCGAGGCCGAGGAGGCCGTCGAGACCACCGTTGGAGATGACATCTCCACCGAGGGCGACGACGAGCTGCCGGCCGGGGGAGTCGGGAGCCCGGAGGGGCCGTCGCTGCGGGCGGCGATCGAGGCCGTGATGCTGGTCGTCGACACCCCGGTGGACGCGACGATGCTGGCCCAGGTGTGCGAGCGGCCCCCGACGGAGGTCGAGGAGTGCCTGCGGTCCCTGGCGGAGGAGTACGCCGCCGAGGGCCGGGGGATCGCGCTGCGTGAGGTCGCCGGCGGTTGGCGGTTCTACACGCGGGAAGAGTGCGCGCCGGTCGTCGAGCGGTTCGTCCGCGACGGCCAGCAGACGCGCCTGACGCAGGCGGCGCTGGAGACCCTCGCGGTCGTGGCGTACCGGCAGCCGGTCAGCCGGTCGCGGGTGTCCGCGGTGCGGGGCGTCAACGTCGACGGCGTCATGCGGACGCTCCTCGCGCGCGGCCTGGTCGAGGAGGCCGGGGCCGAGCCCGAGAGCGGCGCGACGCTGTACCGGACCACGAACCTGTTTCTCGAGAAGCTCGGGCTGAACTCGCTCGACGAGCTGCCGCCGCTCGCGCCGCTGCTGCCCGACCTCACCTCTCTCGAGGGCGACCTCGACCTCCCGAGCTCCTAG
- a CDS encoding prephenate dehydrogenase: MSELPALGSVLVVGTGLMGTSVALALRGHGVEVHLTDRDPAVAEMAAAFGAGIVAGPDTPPADLAVIGAPPAAVPTVLADLQRRGAARAYTDLASTKSGLQRALESAGADATTFVGGHPLAGSERSGPTAARGDLFEGRPWVLTPSTDSAPEAVAAVRELIRLCRANAVVMDPEAHDRAVALVSHAPQVLASLVGARLVDAPEDAVQLAGQGVRDVTRIAASDPALWTEILGGNATAVADVLDGVARDLEAVRSALRAGDVSPVTAALQAGNAGRARLPGKHGGEPAKYTWVPVLVPDRPRELARLMTDVGDADFNIEDLEIEHSPGQPVGLARIAVRPDRAEPLVAELRSRGWTVHW; encoded by the coding sequence GTGAGCGAGCTCCCGGCCCTGGGCAGCGTCCTGGTGGTCGGGACGGGGCTGATGGGCACCTCGGTGGCCCTCGCCCTGCGCGGCCACGGCGTCGAGGTGCACCTGACCGACCGGGACCCCGCGGTCGCGGAGATGGCCGCTGCCTTCGGGGCCGGCATCGTCGCGGGTCCGGACACGCCCCCGGCCGACCTGGCCGTGATCGGCGCCCCGCCGGCGGCCGTGCCCACCGTCCTGGCCGACCTGCAGCGCCGCGGCGCCGCGCGCGCCTACACCGACCTCGCCTCGACGAAGAGCGGCCTGCAGCGCGCCCTGGAAAGCGCCGGCGCGGACGCGACGACCTTCGTCGGCGGCCACCCGCTGGCGGGCAGCGAGCGCTCCGGGCCGACGGCGGCCCGGGGCGACCTGTTCGAGGGCCGGCCCTGGGTGCTGACGCCGTCGACGGACAGCGCGCCGGAGGCCGTGGCGGCCGTGCGGGAGCTGATCCGGCTCTGCCGCGCCAACGCCGTCGTCATGGACCCCGAGGCGCACGACCGCGCCGTCGCGCTGGTCTCGCACGCGCCGCAGGTGCTGGCGAGCCTGGTCGGCGCCCGGCTGGTCGACGCCCCGGAGGACGCCGTCCAGCTGGCCGGGCAGGGTGTCCGCGACGTCACGCGCATCGCGGCCTCGGACCCGGCGCTGTGGACCGAGATCCTCGGCGGCAACGCGACCGCGGTGGCGGACGTTCTCGACGGCGTCGCGCGGGACCTGGAGGCGGTCCGGTCGGCGCTGCGGGCGGGAGACGTCTCGCCCGTGACCGCCGCGCTGCAGGCCGGGAACGCGGGCCGGGCGCGGCTGCCCGGCAAGCACGGCGGGGAACCCGCGAAGTACACCTGGGTACCGGTCCTGGTGCCCGACCGGCCGCGCGAGCTGGCGCGATTGATGACCGACGTCGGTGACGCGGACTTCAACATCGAGGACCTCGAGATCGAGCACTCGCCGGGTCAGCCGGTGGGTCTGGCGCGCATCGCGGTGCGGCCGGATCGGGCGGAACCGCTGGTCGCGGAGCTGCGCTCGCGCGGTTGGACCGTGCATTGGTGA
- the cmk gene encoding (d)CMP kinase, which produces MDGPSGSGKSSVSREVAATLGFRYLDTGAMYRAITWWMLREGVDVADAETVGALAGKPELLIGTDPAAPSIRVDGTDVSAPIRGREVTGAVSAVSAVPAVRARLVAMQQQIIAGTLEQGQGIVVEGRDIGTVVAPEAPVKMFLTASADARASRRTREILDTGENATVSEMHADMARRDRLDSSRAASPLTQAPDAVLLDTTTLDKDGVVAAVLEQVRRTLLQPVSGTS; this is translated from the coding sequence ATGGACGGACCTTCGGGGTCCGGCAAGTCCAGCGTCTCCCGTGAGGTCGCCGCGACCCTCGGATTCCGGTACCTCGACACCGGCGCCATGTACCGGGCGATCACCTGGTGGATGCTCCGTGAGGGCGTGGACGTCGCCGACGCCGAGACCGTCGGCGCCCTGGCCGGCAAGCCCGAACTGCTGATCGGGACCGACCCGGCCGCCCCGTCCATTCGGGTCGACGGCACCGACGTCTCCGCCCCGATCCGGGGCCGTGAGGTCACCGGAGCCGTGAGCGCGGTCAGCGCCGTGCCGGCCGTCCGCGCCCGCCTGGTCGCGATGCAGCAGCAGATCATCGCCGGGACGCTGGAGCAGGGGCAGGGGATCGTCGTCGAGGGCCGGGACATCGGCACCGTCGTCGCCCCCGAGGCCCCGGTGAAGATGTTCCTCACCGCCTCCGCGGACGCCCGCGCCAGCCGCCGCACCCGCGAGATCCTCGACACCGGCGAGAACGCGACGGTCTCCGAGATGCACGCCGACATGGCGCGCCGCGACCGACTCGACTCCTCCCGCGCCGCCTCGCCGCTCACCCAGGCCCCCGACGCGGTGCTGCTCGACACCACCACGCTCGACAAGGACGGCGTCGTGGCTGCCGTTCTGGAGCAGGTCCGCCGTACGCTGCTGCAGCCGGTGAGCGGCACGTCCTGA
- a CDS encoding ATP-binding protein — protein sequence MTVRISLLGGLRVLVDGREIDAWPGRRPAELVALLALAERRTLLRDQVLDALWPALEPEAAAAQLRKAAHHARQVLGRDDAVVLAGGRVTLFAGSTVETDLDEFERAAAAALATADPAACAAAAELADRELLPDARYEDWVAARREHVTRLRVALLRRAGAWEAVVEADPADEQAYRELMRAALAAGNRHAALRWYGRLRAALARELGLRPDAESVALYDRCVQGLAPERPAFSGRQVELATVERALATAADRGSGLVAVRGEAGIGKTALCREVQSIAAERGWQTVAVAARAGCGAYGPLVEALEAVVTADRHLLDTVTVQVRSTLAELTEVAAPAPPPPAGVTRHMVIGAAHRVLMSGPRTGAVLIVDDAHLADDGTVEACVQLARTRGARPLLVVLAYRAEAARPGLTTGVAGLAHAERADVLELGPLPPEDLVALAGDAPPDRVAAVVEMAQGNPFFALELLRTPAAGVPRSVWDVVTARFLDLDSSTVAMLRRLAVAGEDLDVNGVLAMTGLGESDAFALLDAGLAAGALVVTGTRYRFRHDLVRTALIEQVPPHHRVAVHRDAARRLADTGAEPAAVARHWLLGERPEDAIPWLLDAARRAVKVGAFAEALRHLDTLVEHAPAHPDGLVLRAEALDALGDPGAPEAYARAAEAAGDPRAQEIRAQQALALVKRGDPPSALKVLDGIAPVTVGGRMAEALAWAGAAVLGFAPPDVGTTKAAESRRLALQSGDSATLVIASWAQAAAAHARGDLRNSVWTDLLDTAALPELAVNVFDGHLCISQRLLYGSAPYPDVIAFADRFEAEAQRLGAARGRAYAVTLRGEAELLSGRLDEAATDLGAAIRLSRGLGGAVGEALALERLAELALYRERVDEAEALLDEALAVARDSDVGFHLLDRIYGTRIAAARDPDAALTVLLDAEASVQGPLETCPGCRITLAVPAAIAAARARDLALLERWEPAVDFLADVVMRLPGWYAARAEVRGHAAQARREPAAAHFAEAARRFAETGQPLDAERCAALAAGSAGSAAGNV from the coding sequence ATGACCGTCCGCATCTCGTTGCTGGGCGGTCTGCGCGTCCTCGTCGACGGACGTGAGATCGACGCCTGGCCCGGACGACGCCCGGCCGAACTCGTCGCGCTGCTCGCGCTCGCCGAGCGCCGGACGCTCCTGCGCGACCAGGTACTCGACGCGTTGTGGCCGGCCCTGGAGCCGGAGGCGGCCGCCGCCCAGCTCCGCAAGGCGGCCCACCACGCCCGGCAGGTGCTCGGGCGGGACGACGCGGTCGTCCTGGCCGGTGGGCGGGTGACGCTCTTCGCCGGATCCACGGTCGAGACCGACCTCGACGAGTTCGAACGGGCGGCCGCGGCGGCACTCGCCACGGCCGATCCCGCGGCCTGTGCCGCGGCGGCCGAGCTGGCGGACCGTGAACTGCTGCCCGATGCGCGGTACGAGGACTGGGTCGCGGCCCGCCGGGAGCACGTCACCCGCCTCCGCGTCGCCCTGCTCCGGCGGGCGGGGGCGTGGGAAGCGGTCGTCGAGGCCGACCCCGCCGACGAGCAGGCGTACCGGGAGCTGATGCGCGCGGCGCTCGCCGCGGGGAACCGGCACGCCGCCCTGCGCTGGTACGGGCGGCTGCGTGCCGCCCTCGCCCGCGAGCTCGGCCTGCGGCCGGACGCCGAGAGCGTCGCCCTCTACGACCGCTGCGTCCAGGGACTCGCGCCGGAGCGGCCGGCGTTTTCCGGGCGCCAGGTCGAGCTGGCGACCGTCGAGCGTGCGTTGGCGACGGCCGCCGACCGGGGGTCCGGCCTGGTCGCGGTCCGCGGCGAGGCCGGGATCGGCAAGACAGCGCTGTGCCGTGAGGTGCAGTCGATCGCCGCCGAGCGCGGCTGGCAGACCGTCGCCGTCGCCGCCCGAGCCGGCTGCGGCGCCTACGGCCCGCTGGTCGAGGCGCTCGAGGCCGTGGTCACCGCCGACCGCCACCTGCTCGACACGGTGACGGTGCAGGTGCGCTCCACGCTGGCCGAACTGACGGAGGTCGCTGCCCCGGCGCCGCCACCGCCCGCGGGCGTCACCCGGCACATGGTGATCGGTGCGGCCCACCGGGTCCTGATGAGCGGTCCGCGGACCGGCGCCGTGCTGATCGTCGACGACGCCCACCTGGCCGACGACGGGACCGTCGAGGCCTGCGTCCAGCTGGCGCGGACGCGCGGCGCGCGGCCGCTGCTCGTCGTCCTGGCCTACCGGGCCGAGGCGGCGCGGCCGGGCCTGACCACGGGCGTGGCGGGGCTGGCGCACGCGGAGCGCGCCGACGTCCTCGAGCTCGGACCGCTTCCGCCGGAGGATTTGGTGGCGCTGGCCGGCGACGCTCCGCCGGACCGGGTGGCGGCCGTGGTCGAGATGGCCCAGGGCAATCCGTTCTTCGCCCTCGAACTGTTGCGTACACCGGCCGCCGGCGTCCCGCGATCCGTCTGGGACGTGGTGACCGCCCGCTTCCTCGACCTGGACTCCTCGACGGTCGCGATGCTCCGACGCCTCGCCGTCGCGGGCGAGGACCTCGACGTGAACGGCGTGCTCGCCATGACCGGTCTCGGCGAGAGCGACGCGTTCGCGCTGCTGGACGCCGGCCTCGCGGCCGGGGCGCTGGTCGTGACGGGGACGCGCTACCGGTTCCGGCACGACCTGGTCCGGACGGCGTTGATCGAACAGGTGCCGCCGCACCACCGCGTCGCGGTGCACCGCGACGCGGCGCGACGCCTTGCGGACACGGGCGCCGAGCCGGCGGCGGTCGCCCGGCACTGGCTGCTGGGGGAGCGCCCGGAGGACGCGATCCCCTGGCTGCTCGACGCCGCCCGGCGGGCCGTGAAGGTCGGCGCCTTCGCCGAGGCGCTACGACACCTGGACACGCTCGTCGAGCACGCACCCGCGCACCCCGACGGTCTGGTCCTCCGCGCGGAGGCGCTTGACGCACTGGGCGACCCGGGTGCCCCGGAGGCCTACGCGCGCGCGGCCGAGGCCGCGGGGGACCCGCGGGCGCAGGAGATCCGCGCACAGCAGGCGCTCGCCCTCGTCAAGCGAGGTGACCCTCCGTCAGCTCTCAAGGTGCTCGACGGAATCGCGCCGGTGACGGTCGGCGGCCGGATGGCCGAGGCGCTCGCGTGGGCCGGTGCCGCGGTGCTCGGATTTGCGCCGCCGGATGTCGGCACGACGAAGGCAGCCGAGAGCCGACGCCTCGCGCTGCAGTCCGGTGACTCGGCGACACTCGTCATCGCGTCGTGGGCCCAGGCCGCGGCCGCGCACGCGCGCGGGGACCTGCGCAACAGCGTCTGGACAGACCTGCTCGACACGGCCGCGCTGCCCGAGCTCGCGGTCAACGTCTTCGACGGGCACCTGTGCATCAGCCAGCGGCTGCTCTACGGGTCGGCGCCGTACCCCGACGTGATCGCGTTCGCCGACCGGTTCGAGGCCGAGGCGCAGCGGCTCGGCGCGGCAAGGGGGCGGGCCTACGCGGTGACGCTGCGCGGGGAGGCGGAGCTGCTCTCCGGCCGACTCGACGAGGCGGCGACCGATCTGGGGGCGGCCATACGGCTCAGCCGGGGGCTCGGGGGTGCGGTCGGCGAGGCGCTCGCCCTCGAGCGGCTCGCGGAACTGGCGCTGTACCGCGAGCGCGTCGACGAGGCCGAGGCCCTGCTGGACGAGGCGTTGGCGGTGGCGCGGGACTCGGACGTCGGGTTCCACCTGCTCGACCGGATCTACGGGACACGCATCGCCGCGGCGCGCGACCCGGACGCCGCGCTGACGGTGCTGCTCGACGCGGAGGCTTCCGTGCAGGGGCCGCTGGAGACCTGTCCGGGCTGCCGGATCACGCTCGCGGTCCCGGCGGCGATCGCCGCGGCCCGGGCCCGCGACCTGGCGCTGCTGGAGCGATGGGAGCCGGCCGTCGACTTCCTCGCCGACGTCGTCATGCGCCTGCCCGGCTGGTACGCCGCCCGCGCCGAGGTACGCGGCCATGCCGCGCAGGCGCGGCGCGAGCCGGCAGCGGCTCACTTCGCCGAGGCCGCGCGGCGGTTCGCCGAGACCGGCCAGCCCCTCGACGCCGAGCGCTGCGCGGCGCTGGCCGCCGGGTCCGCCGGGTCCGCCGCTGGGAACGTTTGA